A DNA window from Odocoileus virginianus isolate 20LAN1187 ecotype Illinois unplaced genomic scaffold, Ovbor_1.2 Unplaced_Contig_2, whole genome shotgun sequence contains the following coding sequences:
- the EXOSC7 gene encoding exosome complex component RRP42, with product MASVALSEAEKVYIVHGVQEDLRVDGRGCEDYRCVEVETDVVSNTSGSARVKLGHTDILVGVKAEMGTPKLEKPNEGYLEFFVDCSASATPEFEGRGGDDLGTEIANTLYRIFNNKSSVDLESLCISPREHCWALYVDVLLLECGGNLFDAISIAVKAALFNTRIPRVRVLEDEEGSKDIELSDDPYDCIQLNVENVPCIVTLCKIGCRHVVDATLQEEACSLASLLVSVTSKGVATCMRKVGKGSLDPESIFEMLETGKRVGKVLHASLQSILHKEESLGPKRQKVGFLG from the exons ATGGCGTCTGTGGCGCTGAGCGAGGCGGAGAAGGTGTACATTGTGCATGGCGTTCAG GAAGACCTCCGTGTGGACGGCCGCGGCTGTGAAGACTACCGATGTGTCGAAGTGGAGACCGACGTGGTGTCCAACACCAGTGGGTCTGCCAGGGTCAAGCTG ggtcacaccgACATCTTGGTGGGCGTGAAAGCAGAAATGGGGACGCCGAAGCTGGAGAAACCAAATGAGGGTTACTTGGAGTTCTTCGTTGACTG TTCCGCCAGTGCTACCCCTGAGTTTGAAGGTCGCGGAGGCGATGACCTTGGCACGGAGATTGCTAACACCCTGTACCGGATATTTAACAATAAGAGCAGCGTCGACCTCGAGTCCCTGTGCATCAGCCCCCGGGAGCACTGCTGGGCTCTCTACGTGGACGTGCTG CTGCTGGAATGTGGTGGGAATTTGTTCGATGCCATCTCCATAGCTGTGAAGGCTGCACTCTTCAACACAAG GATACCAAGAGTTCGTGTTCTGGAAGACGAAGAAGGGTCAAAGGACATTGAACTATCGGATGACCCCTACGACTGCATCCAGCTAAACGTGGAGAATGTCCCCTGCATCGTCACCCTGTGCAAA ATTGGCTGTCGGCACGTGGTGGACGCTACCCTTCAGGAGGAGGCCTGCTCCTTGGCCAGTCTGCTGGTGTCCGTGACCAGCAAGGGAGTCGCGACGTGCATGAGGAAGGTGGGGAAGGGCAGCCTGGACCCAGAGAGCATCTTCGAGATGCTGGAG ACCGGCAAGCGTGTGGGCAAGGTGCTGCATGCCTCCCTGCAGAGTATTCTACACAAGGAGGAGAGCCTGGGGCCCAAGAGACAGAAAGTCGGATTCCTGGGCTGA